The proteins below are encoded in one region of Syntrophotalea carbinolica DSM 2380:
- the radC gene encoding RadC family protein, with protein MPAIKDWPEDERPREKLLHRGAEALSDAELLALILRSGDAASGHSALDQGRLLIQQFDTLRQMATATTSELQAIKGIGPAKAAELQAVFELARRFGRNPLRPGDRYTSPQAVFAHFHERLRDHKRERFIALLLDSKNRLLREVGISEGSLTASIVHPRDVFAPVVRESAAAVLFVHNHPSGDPSPSREDLDITQRLREVGELMGVRVLDHIIIGDEGYVSLADRGVL; from the coding sequence ATGCCCGCGATAAAGGACTGGCCGGAAGACGAACGGCCGCGCGAAAAATTACTGCACCGGGGCGCAGAAGCCCTCAGTGATGCGGAGCTGTTGGCCCTGATACTGCGCTCGGGCGATGCCGCCAGTGGCCATAGCGCCCTGGATCAGGGCCGCCTGCTGATACAGCAATTCGATACTCTTCGCCAAATGGCCACCGCAACCACCAGCGAGCTGCAAGCCATCAAGGGCATCGGCCCGGCCAAAGCCGCCGAACTGCAGGCGGTTTTCGAGCTTGCCCGCCGTTTCGGTCGCAACCCCTTGCGCCCGGGCGACCGCTACACCAGCCCGCAGGCAGTCTTCGCTCACTTTCACGAGCGTTTGCGCGATCATAAACGGGAACGCTTCATCGCCTTGCTGCTGGACAGCAAAAACCGCCTGCTGCGGGAAGTCGGCATCTCGGAGGGCAGTTTGACCGCCAGTATCGTCCATCCCCGTGACGTGTTCGCACCGGTGGTTCGCGAATCGGCCGCGGCGGTACTGTTCGTACACAACCACCCCTCCGGAGATCCGTCGCCGAGTCGCGAGGATCTCGATATCACCCAGCGGCTTAGAGAAGTCGGGGAACTGATGGGCGTACGGGTGCTCGATCACATCATTATCGGCGATGAAGGCTATGTCAGCCTGGCCGACCGCGGTGTTCTGTAG